The stretch of DNA TTCCGAAAACATAGTTTACAGCCATTCCAATTAAAGCCGCAATAATAAAAGTTGCCAATCCCTTTTTCTTTTCTACTATTTTTCCGATAATAAATGCAGTGAAAATATAAGAAAGAATAAAGCCAAAGGTAGGTTTAATCAAGATTGATAATCCTCCAGAAAAGTCAGCAAAAACAGGAACTCCTACCAATCCTACTAGCATGTAAACTGTCATGGCGATAGATCCTAATCGGCTACCCAAAATGGCTCCTGCTAGAATAGCAAAAAAGGTTTGAAGCGTAATCGGTACCCCACCAACATGTAAAAATGGAGCAATGGTACTGATATTTGCACCAATGGCCATCAATGCCACAAACATGGCTGATAGTGTTAAATCAAGTGCTCTTAAATTTTTCATTTACGTTCTCTCCCACCCTACAATATAAATGTCTTAAATTTAAAATAAAGGGTAATACAACCTTTTGTCAACCAAATTATAAAATTGGTTGACAAAAAATTATCACTTCTATATTAATAAAGAAAAACTCTTATTTA from Bacillus sp. SLBN-46 encodes:
- a CDS encoding biotin transporter BioY, with the translated sequence MKNLRALDLTLSAMFVALMAIGANISTIAPFLHVGGVPITLQTFFAILAGAILGSRLGSIAMTVYMLVGLVGVPVFADFSGGLSILIKPTFGFILSYIFTAFIIGKIVEKKKGLATFIIAALIGMAVNYVFGTNWMYFAYKLWAAAPEGFTYKMAWFWMLAPLPKDIVLSVLAAFMAHRLETTVLSKGQFKHLKRVS